A stretch of Saccharothrix texasensis DNA encodes these proteins:
- a CDS encoding PEP/pyruvate-binding domain-containing protein, with translation MGTTALVLPLADPAADLGTVGGKGASLARLAAAGLPVPAGFHLTTHAYRRFTEGLDARTRAGIGDEAAIAAAFERLDMPEDIADAVRAALPPGPVAVRSSATAEDLPDLSFAGQHDTFLDVTGDEVLNAVKRCWASLWTARAVAYRARHGITDVALAVVVQEMVPADAAGVLFTANPVTGARTETVVNAAPGLGEALVGGTVTPDEYVVSADGVVRGSGGSLLSAARVAELAGLGARIQDLYGVPVDVEWAVAGGRIRVLQARPITALPEVWNDTLRGDYLWTCANLREAVPSVMSPATWSFAEVLAQPAIAGHPTSGNIGGRFYLNLSAALAVGRALGLDGLVRRTAGQYFGRIPEGVQAPPLPLSRLAVLRAAVRAMGPFLRQNREYRAKIEGLLASAPDRADRLAAAFRTASTPAGLLALWESDVHDVLHVEAKVFDAGARAGALSSARLRRTLTKLVGEDDTTALLTGAHGAAGELASLGPVLGLARLERGELTREAYARQYGHRFADEFEVSAPRPAEDPQWPRHHDVGVDPEELLARQAAVREAAWARLRAAHPGKVARLRREVDELAALARERERARSEFSRTFAVLRAFLVRAGEVTGHGDAVFFLPIGETLRVLGGDETPLASVPARRAAYDRYRALPPYPTVIRGRFDPEAWAADPDRRPDVFDASAAPLGDDVSGFPGAAGVVEGVARVIHDVADGKDLARGEILVTTVTNIGWTPLFPRAAAVVTDVGAPLSHAAIVARELGIPAVVGCGNATTRITTGDRLRVDGGRGTVTVLGARSTRSG, from the coding sequence ATGGGGACCACCGCGCTGGTGTTGCCGCTCGCCGATCCCGCGGCCGACCTGGGGACCGTCGGCGGGAAGGGCGCCTCGCTGGCCAGGCTCGCCGCCGCGGGCCTGCCCGTGCCGGCCGGTTTCCACCTGACCACGCACGCCTACCGCCGGTTCACCGAGGGCCTCGACGCGCGGACCCGGGCGGGCATCGGCGACGAGGCCGCGATCGCCGCCGCGTTCGAACGCCTGGACATGCCCGAGGACATCGCCGACGCCGTCCGCGCGGCCCTGCCTCCGGGACCGGTCGCGGTGCGGTCGTCGGCCACCGCCGAAGACCTGCCGGACCTGTCGTTCGCGGGGCAGCACGACACGTTCCTCGACGTGACCGGGGACGAGGTGCTGAACGCGGTCAAGCGGTGCTGGGCGTCGCTGTGGACCGCACGCGCCGTCGCCTACCGGGCCCGCCACGGCATCACCGACGTGGCGCTCGCCGTGGTCGTGCAGGAGATGGTGCCCGCTGACGCGGCCGGTGTGCTGTTCACCGCGAACCCGGTCACCGGCGCGCGGACCGAGACCGTGGTCAACGCCGCGCCCGGCCTGGGTGAGGCGTTGGTGGGCGGCACGGTCACCCCGGACGAGTACGTCGTGTCCGCCGACGGCGTGGTGCGCGGGTCCGGTGGTTCCCTGCTCTCCGCCGCGCGGGTGGCGGAACTGGCCGGGTTGGGAGCACGCATCCAGGACCTGTACGGCGTGCCGGTGGACGTCGAGTGGGCCGTGGCCGGCGGGCGGATCCGGGTGTTGCAGGCCCGGCCGATCACCGCGCTGCCCGAGGTCTGGAACGACACCCTGCGCGGCGACTACCTGTGGACGTGCGCGAACCTGCGCGAGGCCGTGCCGAGCGTGATGTCGCCGGCGACCTGGTCGTTCGCCGAGGTGCTCGCCCAGCCGGCCATCGCCGGGCACCCGACGTCGGGCAACATCGGCGGCCGGTTCTACCTCAACCTCAGCGCCGCGCTGGCCGTCGGCCGGGCGCTCGGCCTCGACGGGCTGGTGCGCCGGACCGCCGGGCAGTACTTCGGCCGCATCCCGGAGGGCGTGCAGGCGCCGCCGTTGCCGCTGTCCCGCCTGGCCGTGCTGCGCGCGGCGGTCCGGGCGATGGGGCCGTTCCTGCGGCAGAACCGCGAGTACCGGGCGAAGATCGAGGGCCTGCTGGCGTCCGCGCCCGACCGGGCCGACCGGCTGGCCGCCGCCTTCCGCACCGCCTCGACGCCTGCCGGGCTGCTCGCGCTGTGGGAGTCCGACGTGCACGACGTGCTGCACGTGGAGGCCAAGGTGTTCGACGCCGGCGCCCGGGCCGGCGCGCTGTCGTCGGCCAGGCTGCGCCGCACGCTGACGAAGCTCGTGGGGGAGGACGACACCACCGCGTTGCTGACCGGCGCGCACGGCGCGGCGGGGGAGTTGGCGAGCCTCGGCCCGGTGCTCGGCCTGGCCCGGCTCGAGCGCGGCGAGCTCACCCGCGAGGCCTACGCCCGGCAGTACGGCCACCGCTTCGCCGACGAGTTCGAGGTGTCCGCGCCGCGCCCCGCCGAGGACCCGCAGTGGCCGCGCCACCACGACGTCGGCGTCGACCCCGAAGAGCTGCTGGCCAGGCAGGCGGCCGTGCGCGAGGCGGCCTGGGCGCGGCTGCGCGCCGCGCACCCCGGCAAGGTCGCGCGGCTGCGCCGCGAGGTGGACGAGCTCGCCGCGCTGGCCCGGGAGCGGGAACGGGCGCGGTCGGAGTTCTCCCGGACCTTCGCCGTGCTGCGGGCGTTCCTGGTGCGGGCGGGCGAGGTCACCGGGCACGGCGACGCGGTGTTCTTCCTGCCGATCGGGGAGACCTTGCGCGTCCTCGGAGGCGACGAGACCCCGCTGGCGTCGGTGCCGGCCCGCCGCGCCGCCTACGACCGCTACCGCGCGCTGCCGCCGTACCCGACGGTGATCCGGGGTCGGTTCGACCCCGAGGCGTGGGCCGCCGACCCGGACCGCCGCCCGGACGTCTTCGATGCCTCCGCCGCACCGCTCGGCGACGACGTCTCCGGCTTCCCGGGCGCCGCGGGCGTGGTGGAGGGCGTGGCGCGGGTGATCCACGACGTCGCCGACGGGAAGGACCTGGCGCGGGGCGAGATCCTGGTGACCACGGTGACGAACATCGGCTGGACCCCGCTGTTCCCCCGCGCCGCCGCCGTGGTCACCGACGTCGGCGCGCCGCTGTCGCACGCCGCCATCGTCGCCCGCGAGCTGGGCATCCCGGCTGTCGTGGGCTGCGGCAACGCCACCACCCGCATCACCACCGGCGACCGCCTGCGGGTGGACGGCGGTCGCGGCACGGTGACCGTGCTCGGCGCCAGGTCGACTCGCAGTGGGTGA
- a CDS encoding TetR/AcrR family transcriptional regulator — protein sequence MAVFAGQGDAGRSMRLLWRAPGGGAGSGLSVDVIVDAAIEVADRDGMAALSMRAVGERLGRSAMALYTHVPSKAELLDLMYDRVLGELPSRYPLEEGWRVALRAWAGDAREFFLAHPWVLQVSQARPVLGPNEFVMLEVLLGILRPTGLGASVLRGVVGAVVQFVRGAAGVIAEARRAARETGMTDEEWWFSRSGVFEEVVPDFAERFPLSAWLGAEEPPEVAGEEDVPYLERDAVGNFVTGLEVLLDGVEAAVARARAGGG from the coding sequence GTGGCCGTCTTCGCCGGGCAGGGTGACGCGGGTCGGTCGATGAGGCTGCTGTGGCGTGCGCCGGGTGGTGGCGCGGGGTCGGGCCTGTCGGTGGACGTGATCGTGGACGCGGCGATCGAGGTGGCGGACCGGGACGGCATGGCGGCGTTGTCGATGCGCGCGGTGGGCGAGCGGTTGGGGCGTTCGGCGATGGCGTTGTACACGCACGTGCCGAGCAAGGCGGAGTTGTTGGACCTGATGTACGACCGGGTGTTGGGGGAGTTGCCGTCGCGGTACCCGCTGGAGGAGGGCTGGCGGGTGGCGTTGCGGGCGTGGGCGGGTGACGCGCGGGAGTTCTTCCTGGCGCACCCGTGGGTGTTGCAGGTGTCGCAGGCGCGGCCGGTGCTGGGGCCGAACGAGTTCGTGATGCTGGAGGTGCTGCTGGGGATCCTGCGGCCGACCGGGTTGGGCGCGTCGGTGTTGCGGGGCGTGGTGGGCGCGGTGGTGCAGTTCGTGCGCGGCGCGGCGGGGGTGATCGCGGAGGCGCGGCGGGCGGCGCGGGAGACGGGGATGACGGACGAGGAGTGGTGGTTCTCGCGGTCGGGGGTGTTCGAGGAGGTGGTGCCGGACTTCGCCGAGCGGTTCCCGTTGTCGGCGTGGCTGGGCGCGGAGGAGCCGCCGGAGGTGGCGGGGGAGGAGGACGTGCCGTACCTGGAGCGGGACGCGGTGGGGAACTTCGTGACGGGGTTGGAGGTGTTGTTGGACGGCGTGGAGGCGGCGGTGGCGCGGGCGCGCGCCGGCGGGGGCTGA
- a CDS encoding S8 family peptidase produces the protein MGDVRGSRRALIALGTVAVTALALASGATPAAAEGDILGTTNPTAIKDSYIVVYHQLSTQSVDALTADLSAKYDAEVDYTYRNAFKGFAGTLSERDARRLAAEPGVAYVQQNGEVQATGTQPNPPSWGLDRIDQRDLPLDSSYTYPSDGTGVTAYIIDTGIRTTHSDFGGRATWGTNTVDTNNTDCNGHGTHVAGTVGGTSYGVAKGVRLIAVKVLNCAGSGSFAGVAAGIDWVTGHHTSGPAVANMSLGGQGSDATGEAAVRNAIADGVTFAIASGNSNADACNFTPARVAEAITVNASTNTDARASFSNYGTCSDIFAPGQNITSAWNTNDTATNTISGTSMASPHVAGGAAVLLGATPSLTPAQVQSTMIANSTANKITSPGTGSPNRLLFVNTGGNPDPGSPSVTPPGNQTGSVGTATSLQLKASGGTPPYTWSATGLPPGLTIAAATGLISGTPTTAGSYSVTATATDSAGKTGSATFTWTVNPPGGSCAAPGEKAVNGGFESGTTGWSNATHTISAWTGEGAPRTGTRSSWISGYGYSNTETLTQTVAIPAGCVNTTLSLWLKISTAEYEPEVFDTFTVSVAGTTLATYTNLNPSGYAVRTFSLGAYAGQSVTLSFTGTEDWSYQTSFVLDDVSVNAA, from the coding sequence ATGGGAGACGTTCGCGGATCCAGACGTGCGCTGATCGCCCTGGGCACGGTCGCGGTGACCGCCCTGGCCCTGGCCTCCGGCGCCACACCGGCCGCCGCCGAGGGCGACATCCTCGGCACGACCAACCCGACCGCCATCAAGGACAGCTACATCGTCGTTTACCACCAGCTGTCCACCCAGAGCGTCGACGCTCTCACCGCCGACCTCAGCGCCAAGTACGACGCCGAGGTCGACTACACCTACCGCAACGCGTTCAAGGGCTTCGCGGGCACGCTGTCCGAACGGGACGCGCGCCGCCTGGCCGCCGAGCCGGGCGTGGCCTACGTCCAGCAGAACGGCGAGGTCCAGGCCACCGGCACCCAGCCGAACCCGCCGTCCTGGGGGCTGGACCGCATCGACCAGCGCGACCTGCCGCTCGACTCGTCCTACACCTACCCCAGCGACGGGACCGGCGTCACCGCCTACATCATCGACACCGGCATCCGGACCACGCACTCCGACTTCGGCGGCCGGGCCACCTGGGGCACCAACACCGTCGACACCAACAACACCGACTGCAACGGCCACGGCACCCACGTGGCGGGCACGGTCGGCGGCACGTCGTACGGCGTCGCCAAGGGCGTGCGGCTGATCGCGGTCAAGGTGCTCAACTGCGCCGGCTCCGGCTCGTTCGCCGGTGTCGCCGCGGGCATCGACTGGGTCACCGGCCACCACACCTCCGGCCCGGCCGTGGCGAACATGAGCCTCGGGGGCCAGGGCAGCGACGCGACCGGCGAGGCCGCGGTCCGCAACGCGATCGCCGACGGCGTGACCTTCGCGATCGCGTCGGGCAACTCCAACGCCGACGCGTGCAACTTCACCCCGGCCCGCGTCGCCGAGGCGATCACCGTGAACGCCTCGACCAACACCGACGCGCGTGCCTCGTTCTCCAACTACGGCACGTGCAGCGACATCTTCGCCCCGGGCCAGAACATCACCTCGGCCTGGAACACCAACGACACCGCCACCAACACCATCAGCGGCACGTCCATGGCGTCGCCGCACGTGGCCGGCGGTGCGGCGGTCCTGCTCGGCGCCACGCCGTCGTTGACGCCCGCGCAGGTCCAGAGCACGATGATCGCCAACTCCACCGCGAACAAGATCACCAGCCCGGGCACGGGCTCGCCCAACCGGCTGCTGTTCGTCAACACGGGCGGCAACCCCGACCCGGGCAGCCCGTCGGTCACCCCGCCGGGCAACCAGACCGGCAGCGTCGGCACCGCCACCAGCCTGCAGCTCAAGGCCTCCGGCGGCACCCCGCCGTACACGTGGTCGGCCACCGGCCTGCCGCCCGGCCTGACGATCGCGGCGGCCACCGGCCTCATCTCCGGCACGCCCACCACCGCCGGCTCCTACAGCGTGACCGCCACCGCGACCGACAGCGCGGGCAAGACCGGGAGCGCCACGTTCACCTGGACCGTCAACCCCCCGGGCGGCTCGTGCGCCGCGCCCGGTGAGAAGGCGGTCAACGGCGGCTTCGAGAGCGGCACCACCGGCTGGTCCAACGCCACCCACACGATCTCCGCGTGGACCGGCGAAGGCGCGCCCCGCACGGGCACGCGCTCCTCGTGGATCAGCGGCTACGGCTACAGCAACACCGAGACGCTGACCCAGACCGTCGCCATCCCGGCGGGCTGCGTCAACACCACGCTGTCGCTGTGGCTGAAGATCAGCACGGCGGAGTACGAGCCCGAGGTGTTCGACACCTTCACCGTGTCGGTGGCCGGCACCACCCTGGCGACCTACACCAACCTCAACCCCTCCGGCTACGCGGTGCGCACCTTCAGCCTGGGCGCGTACGCGGGCCAGAGCGTCACGCTGAGCTTCACCGGCACGGAGGACTGGTCCTACCAGACCTCGTTCGTGCTGGACGACGTCTCGGTGAACGCGGCCTGA
- a CDS encoding FAD-dependent monooxygenase, with product MVGRTVVVVGGGIGGLAAAVALRRVGCRVVVLEHAAGFGEVGAGLALWPNAMRALAALGVAERVRAVGAVQAAGGVRGRSGRWLSRTDNAEIARRHGMPLVVVRRADLVRVLAEALPPECLPADAEVRAVRPDGDAVVVEHRGGVVRAELVVGADGVHSGVRRQWWPEAEPARYAGCTAWRMITGPVAEPPAEGAVIWGRGERFGFTGLPGGRFYCFGTAAVPAGGAAAEGEPAAVRARFGAWPDPVPALVAAVPEGGVVRHDVHVVPPLASYVRGRVALLGDAAHAMDPALGQGAGQALEDAVVLADCLVSAASVGSALVRYDRSRGPRTRAVARRSARLGRVARWTWPPAVVARDLAARLTPAAVALRAVAPVLGWNPPSSDRAPHGAGR from the coding sequence GTGGTCGGGCGGACTGTGGTCGTGGTGGGTGGCGGTATCGGTGGGCTGGCGGCGGCGGTCGCGCTGCGCCGGGTCGGGTGCCGGGTCGTGGTGCTGGAACACGCGGCGGGGTTCGGCGAGGTCGGGGCGGGGCTCGCGCTGTGGCCCAACGCGATGCGCGCGCTCGCGGCGCTCGGGGTGGCGGAGCGGGTCCGCGCGGTCGGCGCGGTGCAGGCGGCGGGCGGCGTGCGTGGCCGTTCCGGTCGTTGGCTGTCGCGGACGGACAACGCGGAGATCGCCCGGCGGCACGGGATGCCGCTGGTGGTGGTGCGCCGGGCGGACCTGGTCCGGGTGCTGGCGGAGGCGTTGCCACCGGAGTGCCTGCCGGCGGACGCCGAGGTGCGGGCGGTGCGGCCGGACGGCGACGCCGTGGTGGTCGAGCACCGGGGCGGGGTCGTGCGGGCGGAGCTGGTGGTCGGCGCGGACGGCGTGCACAGCGGGGTGCGGCGGCAGTGGTGGCCGGAGGCGGAGCCCGCGCGCTACGCGGGGTGCACGGCGTGGCGGATGATCACCGGGCCCGTCGCCGAGCCGCCCGCGGAGGGGGCGGTGATCTGGGGTCGCGGTGAGCGGTTCGGGTTCACCGGCCTGCCGGGCGGCCGGTTCTACTGCTTCGGGACGGCGGCCGTGCCCGCCGGTGGCGCGGCTGCCGAGGGTGAGCCGGCCGCCGTGCGCGCCCGGTTCGGCGCCTGGCCGGACCCGGTGCCCGCGCTGGTGGCGGCGGTGCCGGAGGGCGGTGTGGTGCGGCACGACGTGCACGTCGTGCCGCCGTTGGCGAGCTACGTGCGCGGCCGGGTGGCGTTGCTGGGCGACGCGGCGCACGCGATGGACCCGGCCTTGGGCCAGGGCGCGGGGCAGGCGCTGGAGGACGCGGTCGTGCTGGCCGACTGCCTCGTTTCGGCCGCGAGCGTGGGATCGGCGCTGGTCCGCTACGACCGGTCGCGCGGGCCTCGGACGCGGGCGGTGGCGCGGCGTTCGGCGCGGCTGGGCCGGGTGGCCCGGTGGACGTGGCCGCCCGCGGTGGTGGCGCGCGATCTCGCCGCCAGGCTGACCCCGGCCGCGGTCGCGCTGCGTGCCGTGGCGCCGGTCCTCGGGTGGAACCCGCCGTCGTCCGACCGCGCGCCGCACGGCGCAGGTCGCTAG
- a CDS encoding putative protein N(5)-glutamine methyltransferase codes for MDVDVVARLRAAGCVFAEDEARLLVAAARGPEELELLTARRVAGLPLEQVVGWAEFCGLRVVVEPGVFVPRRRTEFLVRVAVGVARSGSVVVDLCCGSGAVGAAVVDRVPGVELHAVDVDPAAVACARRNVGADRVYAGDLYEPLPVSLAGRVDVLVANAPYVPTEAIGLMPPEAREHEPRVALDGGADGLDVQRRVIAGAARWLAPGGRLLVETGARQASGTVRAFAAGGLRGEVVSDEELSATVVIGSVGP; via the coding sequence ATGGATGTTGATGTCGTCGCGCGGTTGCGTGCGGCCGGGTGTGTGTTCGCCGAGGACGAGGCGCGGTTGTTGGTGGCCGCCGCGCGCGGTCCGGAGGAGTTGGAGTTGTTGACGGCGCGGCGGGTGGCCGGGTTGCCGTTGGAGCAGGTGGTGGGGTGGGCGGAGTTCTGCGGGTTGCGGGTGGTGGTGGAGCCGGGGGTGTTCGTGCCCCGTCGGCGCACGGAGTTCCTGGTGCGGGTGGCGGTGGGGGTGGCGCGGTCGGGTTCGGTGGTGGTGGACCTGTGCTGCGGTTCGGGTGCGGTGGGCGCGGCGGTGGTCGACCGGGTGCCGGGGGTGGAGTTGCACGCGGTGGACGTGGACCCGGCGGCGGTGGCGTGTGCTCGTCGCAACGTCGGCGCGGACCGGGTGTACGCGGGTGATCTCTACGAGCCGTTGCCGGTGTCGTTGGCGGGGCGGGTCGACGTCCTGGTGGCGAACGCGCCGTACGTGCCGACGGAGGCGATCGGGTTGATGCCGCCGGAGGCGCGTGAGCACGAGCCGCGGGTGGCGTTGGACGGTGGGGCGGACGGTCTGGACGTGCAGCGGCGGGTGATCGCGGGCGCGGCGCGGTGGCTGGCGCCGGGTGGGCGGTTGCTGGTGGAGACGGGTGCGCGGCAGGCGTCGGGGACGGTGCGGGCGTTCGCGGCGGGCGGGTTGCGCGGGGAGGTCGTGTCGGACGAGGAGTTGTCGGCGACCGTGGTGATCGGTTCGGTCGGGCCGTAG
- a CDS encoding ATP-binding cassette domain-containing protein gives MAAPADSHDVIQVRGARENNLADVSVDIPKRRLTVFTGVSGSGKSSLVFGTIAAESQRLINETYTAFVQSFMPSLGRPDVDALRNLSAAIIVDQERMGANSRSTVGTATDAHTMLRILFSRLGRPHVGTSGAFSFNLPEGMCPTCEGLGRVSTVDVDQLVDRTKSLTEGAITVPGFTVDNWYVQTYVQSGFYDPDKKLQDFTDEEWDAFLNRDTTKVKIGKTNVTYEGLLVKVQRLYLGKDRESMQPHVRAFVDRAVTFTECPDCGGARLNAAALSSKIDGVTIADCSTMQISDLADWVAKITDPSVGPVLTTLKELLDNLVEIGLGYLSLDRPAATLSGGEAQRVKMVRHVGSALTDVTYVFDEPTVGLHPHDIQRMNDLLLRLRDKGNTVLVVEHKPETIGIADHVVDLGPGAGTNGGHITFTGTVDELRASGTLTGRHLDHRARLRDQVRTPTGRLAITGAALHNLKHVDVEVPLGVLTVVTGVAGSGKSSLIHGSLAGRDGVVTVDQAPIRGSRRSNPATYTGLLDPIRTAFAKANGVKPALFSANSEGACPQCKGIGLVYTDLAMMAGVASVCEKCEGKRFTAEVLTHTLRGKNISEVLGMSVTEARDFFTERQAKAVLDRLVDVGLGYLSLGQPLTTLSGGERQRLKLAIHMAEKASTYILDEPTTGLHLADVDQLLALLDRLVDDGNTVIVIEHHQAVMAHADWIIDLGPGAGHDGGRVVFTGTPADLVGNASTLTAQHLRAYVGG, from the coding sequence ATGGCCGCACCAGCAGACAGCCACGACGTCATCCAAGTACGCGGCGCCAGGGAGAACAACCTCGCCGACGTCTCCGTCGACATCCCCAAACGACGACTCACCGTCTTCACCGGCGTCTCCGGCTCCGGCAAGTCCTCCCTCGTCTTCGGCACCATCGCCGCCGAGTCCCAACGACTCATCAACGAGACCTACACCGCGTTCGTCCAGTCCTTCATGCCGAGCCTCGGCCGCCCCGACGTCGACGCCCTGCGCAACCTCAGCGCCGCCATCATCGTCGACCAGGAACGCATGGGCGCCAACTCGCGCTCCACCGTCGGCACCGCCACCGACGCCCACACCATGCTCCGCATCCTCTTCAGCCGCCTCGGCCGACCCCACGTCGGCACCTCCGGCGCCTTCAGCTTCAACCTCCCCGAAGGCATGTGCCCCACCTGCGAAGGACTCGGCCGCGTCTCCACCGTCGACGTCGACCAGCTCGTCGACCGCACCAAGTCCCTCACCGAGGGCGCCATCACCGTCCCCGGCTTCACCGTCGACAACTGGTACGTCCAGACCTACGTCCAGTCCGGCTTCTACGACCCCGACAAGAAGCTCCAGGACTTCACCGACGAAGAATGGGACGCTTTCCTCAACCGCGACACCACCAAGGTGAAAATCGGCAAGACCAACGTCACCTACGAAGGGCTCCTGGTCAAGGTCCAACGCCTTTACCTCGGCAAAGACCGCGAATCCATGCAACCCCACGTCCGCGCCTTCGTCGACCGCGCCGTCACCTTCACCGAGTGCCCCGACTGCGGCGGCGCCCGCCTCAACGCCGCCGCCCTCTCGTCCAAGATCGACGGCGTCACCATCGCCGACTGCTCCACCATGCAGATCAGCGACCTCGCCGACTGGGTCGCCAAGATCACCGACCCGTCGGTCGGCCCCGTGCTCACCACCCTCAAGGAACTCCTCGACAACCTCGTCGAGATCGGCCTCGGCTACCTCAGCCTCGACCGACCCGCCGCCACCCTCTCCGGCGGCGAGGCCCAGCGCGTGAAGATGGTCCGCCACGTCGGCTCCGCCCTCACCGACGTCACCTACGTCTTCGACGAACCCACCGTCGGCCTGCACCCCCACGACATCCAGCGCATGAACGACCTCCTGCTCCGCCTGCGCGACAAGGGCAACACCGTCCTGGTGGTCGAGCACAAACCCGAGACCATCGGCATCGCCGACCACGTCGTCGACCTCGGCCCCGGCGCGGGCACGAACGGCGGCCACATCACCTTCACCGGCACCGTCGACGAGCTCCGCGCCTCCGGCACCCTCACCGGCCGCCACCTCGACCACCGCGCCCGGCTCCGCGACCAGGTCCGCACGCCCACCGGCCGCCTGGCCATCACCGGCGCCGCCCTGCACAACCTCAAGCACGTCGACGTCGAGGTGCCCCTCGGCGTCCTCACCGTCGTCACGGGCGTCGCCGGCTCCGGCAAGAGCTCCCTCATCCACGGCTCCCTGGCCGGCCGCGACGGCGTGGTCACCGTCGACCAGGCGCCCATCCGCGGCTCGCGGCGCTCCAACCCCGCCACCTACACCGGGCTGCTCGACCCCATCCGCACCGCCTTCGCCAAGGCCAACGGCGTCAAGCCCGCCCTCTTCAGCGCCAACTCCGAAGGCGCCTGCCCCCAGTGCAAGGGCATCGGCCTCGTCTACACCGACCTCGCGATGATGGCCGGCGTCGCCTCCGTGTGCGAGAAGTGCGAGGGCAAGCGGTTCACCGCCGAGGTCCTCACCCACACCCTGCGCGGGAAGAACATCAGCGAGGTCCTCGGCATGTCCGTCACCGAGGCCCGCGACTTCTTCACCGAGAGGCAGGCCAAGGCCGTCCTCGACCGGCTCGTCGACGTCGGTCTCGGCTACCTCTCCCTCGGCCAGCCCCTCACCACCCTGTCCGGCGGCGAACGGCAACGGCTCAAGCTCGCCATCCACATGGCCGAGAAGGCGTCCACCTACATCCTCGACGAGCCGACTACCGGCCTGCACCTCGCCGACGTCGACCAGCTGCTCGCCCTGCTCGACCGGCTCGTGGACGACGGCAACACCGTCATCGTGATCGAGCACCACCAGGCCGTCATGGCCCACGCCGACTGGATCATCGACCTCGGGCCCGGCGCCGGCCACGACGGCGGCCGGGTCGTCTTCACCGGCACCCCCGCCGACCTGGTCGGCAACGCCTCCACCCTGACCGCCCAACACCTCCGCGCGTACGTGGGCGGCTGA
- a CDS encoding cellulose-binding domain-containing protein — protein sequence MRNLLAAVAAVVSIAGLVVIGGTSTAGAAPVCAVDYKLNQWATGFTANVTVTNQSAPVTSWKLTWTFAGNQAVSSGWSADVKQSGAVVTASNMPWNGSLGTGASAQFGFQATYSGTNATPTDFAFNGVSCSGDGPTTTTTTSTTTSTSTSTSTSTTTSTTTTTTTTGVPGDCGSATLCDGFEQQTGTSPSGRWTVGAPNCTGQGTVSIDNSVARSGSKSVRVNGAAGYCNHIFFGTPLSGSSVVHGRYYVRHTTALPMSHVTFMAMKDTADGGKDLRMGGQNAALQWNRESDDATLPEQSPVGVSKSKPLPTGQWNCVQFTVDPAGKLSTSLNGAVVEGLVADGVSTPDVDGQWLRKTNWRPAVTDLRLGWESYGEGSNTLWYDDVAIGSSPIAC from the coding sequence GTGCGAAATCTGCTGGCGGCGGTGGCCGCTGTGGTGTCGATAGCCGGGTTGGTGGTGATCGGCGGGACCAGCACGGCGGGGGCTGCTCCCGTCTGTGCCGTGGACTACAAGCTCAACCAGTGGGCCACCGGGTTCACCGCCAACGTGACCGTGACCAACCAGTCCGCTCCGGTCACTTCGTGGAAGCTCACCTGGACCTTCGCCGGTAACCAGGCGGTCAGCTCCGGCTGGAGCGCCGACGTGAAGCAGTCCGGCGCCGTGGTGACGGCGTCCAACATGCCGTGGAACGGCTCGCTGGGCACGGGCGCGAGCGCCCAGTTCGGCTTCCAGGCCACCTACAGCGGCACGAACGCGACGCCGACCGACTTCGCGTTCAACGGGGTCTCGTGCAGCGGCGACGGTCCGACGACGACCACCACCACGTCGACCACCACGTCCACGAGCACCTCGACGAGCACCTCCACCACGACGTCGACCACGACGACCACCACGACGACCGGTGTGCCCGGCGACTGCGGCTCGGCGACGCTGTGCGACGGCTTCGAGCAGCAGACCGGGACGTCGCCGAGCGGTCGCTGGACCGTCGGCGCGCCCAACTGCACCGGCCAGGGCACGGTCAGCATCGACAACTCGGTCGCGCGCAGCGGCTCGAAGTCGGTGCGGGTCAACGGCGCGGCGGGCTACTGCAACCACATCTTCTTCGGCACCCCGCTGAGCGGTTCGAGCGTCGTGCACGGCCGGTACTACGTGCGCCACACCACGGCCCTGCCGATGTCGCACGTGACGTTCATGGCGATGAAGGACACCGCCGACGGCGGCAAGGACCTGCGCATGGGCGGCCAGAACGCGGCCCTGCAGTGGAACCGCGAGTCCGACGACGCGACCCTGCCCGAGCAGAGCCCGGTGGGCGTGTCGAAGAGCAAGCCGCTGCCCACCGGCCAGTGGAACTGCGTGCAGTTCACCGTGGACCCGGCGGGCAAGCTGTCGACCTCGTTGAACGGCGCGGTCGTCGAGGGCCTGGTGGCCGACGGCGTGTCGACGCCGGACGTCGACGGGCAGTGGCTGCGCAAGACCAACTGGCGCCCCGCGGTCACCGACCTGCGGTTGGGCTGGGAGAGCTACGGCGAGGGCTCGAACACGCTGTGGTACGACGATGTCGCGATCGGCTCCTCGCCGATCGCCTGCTGA